The proteins below come from a single Vibrio diazotrophicus genomic window:
- the nifD gene encoding nitrogenase molybdenum-iron protein alpha chain, whose product MSMNKEQKQALIDEVLDVYPEKAREDRKKHIAISDSSAEGTCITSNRKTLPGVMTVRGCAYAGSKGVVWGPVKDMIHISHGPIGCGQYSRAGRRNYYSGTTGVDSFGTLNFTTDFQERDIVFGGDKKLSAAIDEIESLFPLSKGISIQSECPVGLIGDDIEAVAKTKSAETGKTIVPVRCEGFRGVSQSLGHHIANDTIRDYVLDAAQESTIESTPYDVAIIGDYNIGGDAWSSRIILEDMGLRVVAQWSGDGTLPEMKNTPKVALNLVHCYRSMNYIVRYMEEKNGIPWVEYNLFGPTKIEESMRKIAAFFDDKIKQQTEEVIAKYRQQWQAVIDKYRPRLEGKTVMLYVGGLRPRHIIGAYEDLGMEIVGAGYEFAHNDDYVKTTPDVKDSTLLFDDASAYELEEFVKRLNPDLIGSGVKEKYVFQKMGYPFRQMHSWDYSGPYHGVDGFAIFARDMDLTLNNPCWKSMKAPWLEEASDEALAKSA is encoded by the coding sequence ATGTCTATGAACAAAGAACAAAAACAGGCGCTGATAGATGAAGTTTTGGATGTCTATCCTGAGAAAGCGCGTGAAGATCGCAAGAAGCATATTGCGATCAGTGATAGCTCTGCTGAAGGCACTTGTATCACGTCAAACCGCAAAACACTGCCAGGTGTGATGACGGTTCGTGGTTGTGCGTATGCAGGTTCAAAAGGGGTAGTGTGGGGACCTGTGAAAGATATGATTCACATTTCTCACGGTCCTATCGGCTGTGGTCAGTACTCTCGTGCGGGTCGTCGTAACTACTACTCAGGTACAACGGGTGTTGACTCTTTTGGTACGTTGAACTTTACCACTGACTTCCAAGAGCGTGACATCGTATTCGGTGGCGACAAAAAACTCTCTGCCGCTATTGATGAGATTGAGTCATTGTTCCCGCTATCGAAAGGCATCTCGATTCAATCAGAGTGTCCGGTGGGTCTGATTGGTGATGACATTGAAGCGGTAGCGAAAACAAAGAGTGCTGAAACGGGCAAAACCATTGTGCCTGTACGTTGTGAAGGTTTCCGCGGCGTATCTCAATCGTTGGGTCACCACATCGCGAACGATACTATTCGTGACTATGTGTTGGATGCCGCTCAAGAGAGCACTATTGAATCAACACCTTACGATGTGGCCATCATCGGTGACTACAACATCGGTGGCGATGCTTGGTCTTCTCGCATCATCCTCGAAGATATGGGTTTGCGCGTTGTTGCTCAATGGTCAGGTGATGGCACATTACCTGAGATGAAAAACACACCAAAAGTAGCGTTAAACCTTGTTCACTGTTACCGCTCAATGAACTACATCGTGCGTTACATGGAAGAGAAAAACGGCATTCCTTGGGTGGAGTACAACCTATTCGGTCCAACCAAGATCGAAGAGTCTATGCGTAAAATTGCCGCATTCTTTGACGACAAAATTAAGCAGCAGACTGAAGAAGTGATTGCGAAATACCGTCAGCAATGGCAAGCGGTGATTGATAAATATCGCCCACGCCTAGAAGGCAAGACTGTGATGCTTTATGTCGGTGGTCTGCGTCCTCGTCACATCATTGGTGCGTACGAAGATTTGGGTATGGAAATCGTGGGTGCGGGTTATGAGTTTGCTCATAACGATGACTACGTGAAAACCACGCCAGATGTCAAAGATTCAACCTTGCTATTCGATGATGCCAGTGCCTATGAGTTGGAAGAGTTCGTTAAACGCTTGAACCCAGATTTGATTGGTTCTGGTGTGAAAGAGAAATATGTCTTCCAGAAAATGGGTTACCCATTCCGCCAAATGCACAGCTGGGATTATTCCGGTCCTTATCATGGTGTCGATGGTTTCGCTATCTTCGCACGCGACATGGATTTAACGCTGAACAACCCATGCTGGAAGAGCATGAAAGCACCTTGGTTGGAAGAAGCATCAGACGAAGCGTTAGCTAAATCTGCTTAA
- the nifT gene encoding putative nitrogen fixation protein NifT → MANVMIQYNENGVLSLYLPKKDLEEVITYFEFDSDSKWGGEVRLANGAIYHIDPMATKPKLPITVKARRLQAA, encoded by the coding sequence ATGGCGAATGTAATGATTCAGTACAACGAAAATGGTGTGCTTTCACTTTACTTACCAAAGAAAGACTTAGAAGAAGTGATCACTTACTTTGAGTTTGATAGCGACAGCAAATGGGGTGGCGAAGTGCGTTTAGCCAACGGGGCGATCTATCACATTGACCCAATGGCAACAAAACCTAAGTTGCCTATCACGGTAAAAGCCAGACGACTACAAGCAGCGTGA
- the nifE gene encoding nitrogenase iron-molybdenum cofactor biosynthesis protein NifE, with product MKQSEIKLLQDEPACEHNSGSKSGCSRPKPGATAGGCTFDGAQISLLPIADVGHIVHGPIGCAGNSWNNRGTRATGTNLFRYGFTTDLNEQDVIMGRAEKRLLHAIKQLIEKHAPPAVFVYMTCVPALEGNDIEAICQLAKDRWNIPVIPVDAAGFYGNKNLGNRIAGNVMFERVIGSAEPPAKPLMKHDATRHVHDIVLIGEYNIAGEFWHVSPLFELLGLRVLCCLAGDTQFHQIQTMHRADAAMVVCARAQVNVARKLEEKWHIPWFEGSFYGIEDTSAALRSFARLIKDERLIEETEALIFREEAQTREALKPYVECLNGKKALLYTGGVKSWSVVSALKELGVECVATGTRKSTQSDKKRIMDIMGEEALMLDEGGASLLLDTYHRYNADIMIAGGRNMYTALKARLPFLDINQEREHAYAGYKGMITLAQELCRTLEAPIWAKVRSDAPWSLQTSSDSLSSTNAVVNAK from the coding sequence ATGAAGCAGTCCGAAATAAAACTCTTACAAGATGAACCTGCTTGCGAACATAACTCAGGCAGCAAAAGTGGCTGTAGTCGACCCAAACCGGGTGCCACGGCTGGTGGTTGTACTTTCGACGGTGCGCAAATCAGTTTGTTGCCGATTGCCGATGTTGGACATATTGTCCACGGTCCGATTGGCTGTGCTGGTAACAGTTGGAACAATCGAGGAACACGGGCAACAGGTACAAATCTGTTTCGCTATGGTTTCACCACGGATCTGAACGAGCAGGACGTGATTATGGGGCGCGCGGAGAAGCGACTGCTTCATGCGATTAAACAGTTGATAGAAAAACACGCTCCGCCCGCCGTGTTTGTCTACATGACCTGTGTTCCTGCTCTCGAGGGCAATGACATTGAAGCGATATGCCAGTTGGCGAAAGATCGCTGGAACATACCTGTCATTCCTGTTGATGCCGCTGGTTTCTATGGCAATAAAAATCTTGGCAACCGTATTGCGGGTAATGTGATGTTTGAGCGCGTCATCGGCAGTGCAGAGCCACCAGCGAAACCTTTGATGAAGCATGACGCGACACGTCACGTGCACGACATTGTATTGATTGGTGAATACAACATCGCCGGTGAGTTTTGGCATGTTTCTCCGTTGTTTGAACTGCTGGGTTTGAGAGTGTTGTGTTGCTTGGCGGGTGACACTCAATTTCATCAAATTCAAACCATGCATCGCGCCGATGCGGCGATGGTGGTTTGCGCCCGAGCACAAGTCAACGTTGCCCGTAAACTAGAAGAAAAGTGGCATATTCCCTGGTTTGAAGGCAGCTTTTACGGCATTGAAGATACATCGGCAGCGCTGCGTTCATTCGCTCGTTTAATCAAAGATGAGCGTTTAATCGAAGAGACGGAGGCTTTAATTTTCCGAGAAGAAGCCCAAACTCGAGAAGCATTAAAGCCTTATGTTGAGTGCCTTAACGGTAAAAAAGCACTGCTTTATACCGGTGGGGTGAAATCCTGGTCGGTCGTTAGTGCGCTAAAAGAGCTTGGCGTGGAATGTGTTGCAACAGGCACGCGTAAATCCACTCAGTCAGATAAGAAACGCATTATGGATATCATGGGCGAAGAGGCGCTAATGCTTGATGAAGGTGGAGCATCACTGCTTCTCGATACCTATCATCGTTACAACGCTGACATCATGATTGCGGGTGGCCGCAACATGTACACCGCGTTAAAAGCGCGCCTGCCATTTCTCGACATCAACCAAGAGCGTGAACATGCCTATGCTGGGTATAAAGGCATGATCACCCTTGCGCAGGAACTGTGTCGCACTTTAGAAGCGCCGATTTGGGCAAAAGTTCGCAGCGATGCGCCTTGGTCGCTGCAAACATCATCGGATAGCTTGTCCTCAACCAATGCTGTTGTGAATGCCAAGTAA
- the nifN gene encoding nitrogenase iron-molybdenum cofactor biosynthesis protein NifN → MVTERNAKVRKMNSPLVSQPLKTSPATGATLASLGFHRSIPLMHGAQGCSAFAKVYLIQHLREPIPLQNTAIDQVSAVMGGDENLSEALQLLCEKQSPELIAVMTTGLTEMQGCDVFRVIADFKHSHPQFANTRIVSMATPDFVGSMQTGFCEAVRSVVKQLVQPPTLRPRQRQQVNVLCSLGMTAADIETIKQYVEAFGLDAVVVPDLSLSLDGHLDEAEYNATSTGGTSVMEVELMSDSIMTLVLGDGLLDLAQWLKQRFDIPYQSFGMGMNMDVVDDLVMTLSRISGHDVPSWMTRARQRVQDAMLDTHFLLSREEYVIALEPDLAKGYAELLLSVGGRISQLITTIDASHLSDIDADDIVIGDLSAIDLNNSHLKVVISNTHAAQMCEPLVPVLRAGYPCHDQYGNMDIRQFGYEGIRERLFALANLLLRNHKDEVPVHISAYRFEAHEVMQNEMAGLISKEAR, encoded by the coding sequence ATGGTGACTGAAAGAAATGCGAAAGTAAGAAAAATGAATTCTCCTTTGGTTTCTCAGCCTTTGAAAACTAGCCCTGCAACAGGGGCAACTCTGGCGTCACTCGGTTTTCATCGTTCTATTCCGTTAATGCATGGCGCTCAAGGATGCAGTGCATTTGCCAAAGTCTATTTGATTCAGCATTTGCGCGAGCCCATCCCTCTGCAAAACACCGCTATTGACCAAGTCTCAGCAGTGATGGGCGGCGATGAGAACCTCAGCGAAGCTTTGCAACTGCTGTGTGAAAAACAAAGCCCAGAGCTTATCGCGGTAATGACGACAGGTCTGACAGAGATGCAAGGCTGTGATGTGTTTCGGGTGATTGCGGATTTCAAACATAGCCATCCTCAGTTTGCTAACACTCGAATTGTCTCAATGGCTACGCCGGATTTTGTTGGCTCAATGCAAACCGGTTTTTGCGAAGCTGTTCGCAGCGTGGTAAAGCAGCTTGTTCAGCCTCCAACCTTGCGTCCTCGTCAGCGTCAACAGGTCAATGTGCTCTGTTCGTTGGGGATGACGGCAGCTGACATTGAAACCATCAAGCAATATGTCGAAGCGTTTGGGCTTGATGCGGTTGTCGTACCCGATTTATCCCTATCACTTGATGGACATTTGGACGAAGCGGAATACAACGCAACCAGCACTGGTGGTACGTCAGTGATGGAAGTGGAACTGATGTCTGACAGCATCATGACTTTGGTGCTGGGCGATGGTCTGCTTGATCTTGCCCAATGGCTAAAACAGCGTTTTGATATTCCCTATCAGTCGTTTGGCATGGGTATGAATATGGATGTGGTGGATGATCTCGTGATGACCTTATCCCGCATCAGTGGACACGATGTACCGAGTTGGATGACGCGAGCTAGACAACGGGTGCAGGATGCAATGTTAGATACCCATTTTCTGCTCAGTCGAGAAGAGTATGTGATTGCGCTAGAACCCGACCTTGCCAAAGGTTACGCCGAATTGCTTCTCTCGGTTGGCGGCCGAATTTCTCAGTTGATCACCACGATTGATGCGTCCCATCTATCGGATATCGATGCGGATGACATTGTTATAGGCGATCTCTCAGCGATTGATCTGAACAACTCACATCTGAAAGTGGTGATCAGTAACACTCATGCTGCACAGATGTGTGAGCCGCTAGTTCCGGTTTTGCGTGCTGGTTATCCTTGCCACGATCAGTACGGGAATATGGACATACGTCAGTTTGGCTATGAGGGGATTCGTGAGCGCCTGTTTGCATTAGCCAATTTGCTATTACGTAATCACAAAGATGAAGTCCCTGTTCATATCAGCGCTTACCGCTTTGAAGCTCATGAAGTCATGCAAAACGAGATGGCTGGATTGATTTCTAAGGAGGCGCGATGA
- the nifK gene encoding nitrogenase molybdenum-iron protein subunit beta, which produces MTQKVEDIKTGYALFQQPEYQELMANKRATFENAVDAKKVRETFEWTTTKEYQEINFARKHITIDPAKACQPLGSVLCSLGFEKTLPYVHGSQGCVAYFRSYFNRHFKEPVACVSDSMTEDAAVFGGQENMFDGLKNAYALYKPEMIAVSTTCMAEVIGDDLNAFINNAKHNEHIPADLPVPFAHTPSFVGSHVTGWDNMFEGILRYFTINGMEGKVAGSNGKINIVPGFETYLGNYRVIRRMLDEMKVEYSFLCDPSEVLDTPADGEYRMYSGGTPIEEVKDAPNSKATFLLQPDQLVKTKKFIEGTWKQDVPALNIPMGLEWTDNFIMKVSEVTGKPIPESITKERGRLVDMMTDSHTWLHGVTVSLYGDPDYLLGMCKFLTELGCEIKHVLCNNGAKRWRKQMEAQLAETAYGQNAEVFMGKDLWHLRSLMFTDKPDLLIGNSYGKFIERDTKAKGPEFEVPLVRIGFPIFDRHHLHRQSTLGYEGAMTILTTLVNEVLAKLDRETSDLGKTDLGFDLVR; this is translated from the coding sequence ATGACTCAAAAAGTTGAAGACATTAAAACTGGTTATGCGCTATTTCAGCAACCAGAGTATCAAGAGTTGATGGCCAACAAGCGCGCAACTTTTGAAAATGCCGTTGATGCTAAGAAGGTTCGCGAAACCTTTGAATGGACAACAACGAAAGAATACCAAGAGATTAACTTTGCCCGTAAGCACATTACGATTGACCCAGCGAAAGCGTGTCAGCCACTCGGTAGCGTTTTGTGTTCTCTCGGTTTCGAAAAAACACTCCCTTACGTGCACGGTTCACAAGGTTGTGTGGCTTACTTCCGTTCTTATTTCAACCGCCACTTTAAAGAACCTGTTGCATGTGTTTCTGACTCAATGACAGAAGACGCAGCGGTGTTTGGTGGTCAGGAGAACATGTTTGACGGACTTAAAAATGCCTACGCCTTGTACAAACCTGAAATGATAGCAGTCTCTACCACCTGTATGGCGGAAGTTATCGGTGACGACTTAAACGCCTTCATCAATAACGCCAAACACAATGAACATATTCCAGCGGATTTACCGGTTCCATTTGCGCACACACCTTCGTTTGTGGGTAGCCATGTGACTGGATGGGATAACATGTTCGAAGGCATTCTGCGCTATTTCACCATTAATGGAATGGAAGGCAAAGTGGCTGGAAGCAATGGCAAAATTAACATTGTTCCGGGGTTCGAAACCTATCTTGGTAACTACCGCGTCATTCGTCGTATGTTGGACGAAATGAAGGTGGAATACTCTTTCCTTTGTGACCCATCAGAAGTATTGGATACCCCAGCAGACGGTGAATACCGTATGTATTCAGGCGGTACGCCAATCGAAGAAGTTAAAGATGCACCGAATTCCAAAGCCACTTTCTTACTTCAACCTGATCAACTTGTGAAAACCAAGAAATTCATTGAAGGTACTTGGAAACAAGACGTGCCAGCACTGAATATCCCTATGGGATTGGAGTGGACAGATAATTTCATCATGAAAGTATCAGAAGTGACAGGTAAGCCTATTCCTGAGTCAATCACCAAAGAGCGTGGTCGTCTTGTGGATATGATGACTGACTCTCACACTTGGCTGCACGGCGTGACAGTTTCACTGTACGGTGATCCTGACTACCTATTGGGTATGTGTAAGTTCCTAACCGAGCTTGGTTGCGAAATTAAGCATGTGCTTTGTAACAACGGCGCGAAGCGTTGGCGCAAACAAATGGAAGCTCAGCTTGCTGAAACGGCATATGGCCAAAACGCAGAAGTGTTCATGGGTAAAGACTTATGGCACTTACGTTCCCTGATGTTTACTGACAAACCGGATCTATTGATTGGTAACTCATACGGTAAGTTCATCGAACGTGATACCAAAGCGAAAGGTCCTGAGTTTGAAGTACCTCTAGTTCGTATCGGTTTCCCAATTTTCGACCGCCATCATCTTCATCGCCAGTCTACTCTCGGCTACGAAGGTGCAATGACCATCTTAACCACTTTGGTGAATGAGGTTCTGGCGAAGCTGGATCGTGAAACAAGCGACTTAGGCAAAACTGACCTTGGTTTTGACTTGGTTCGCTAG
- a CDS encoding NifB/NifX family molybdenum-iron cluster-binding protein, with the protein MMMDNTISDQAAIRIALASKSLPNIELRSLLGLLIQHLGEPLTETKLVGLSPKAFRLMVGSLGSGATRKDVSNALHVLCNPEISDVSAPEVALQTPISGPKLRVALTSNQGEMVNGHYGSCLRVLIYEVNATQHQLVEVREMPTEKKGEERAIAMLDRIRDCHMLFTLSIGGPAAARVTRANIHPIKKTAPIEASVVLKDLSQVIATNPPPWVKRILDFKKDVVECGELEPEESYE; encoded by the coding sequence ATGATGATGGACAATACCATTTCCGACCAAGCGGCGATACGCATTGCTTTAGCGTCTAAGTCGTTGCCCAATATCGAACTGCGCTCACTATTGGGGCTGTTGATTCAGCACCTTGGTGAGCCTCTGACTGAAACCAAGTTAGTCGGTTTGTCTCCGAAGGCTTTTCGTTTAATGGTTGGTTCATTAGGTTCAGGAGCAACTCGCAAAGACGTTTCCAACGCTTTGCATGTGCTTTGTAATCCAGAAATCAGTGATGTTTCTGCGCCAGAAGTCGCTTTGCAAACACCTATCTCTGGACCAAAACTGCGCGTGGCGTTGACATCGAACCAAGGTGAGATGGTTAATGGGCACTACGGTTCGTGCTTGCGCGTTTTAATATATGAAGTCAATGCGACCCAGCATCAACTGGTTGAGGTGCGTGAAATGCCAACCGAGAAGAAAGGTGAAGAGCGAGCCATTGCAATGCTGGATAGAATCCGCGATTGCCATATGCTGTTTACCCTTTCGATTGGCGGACCTGCCGCTGCTCGTGTTACGCGCGCTAATATCCATCCCATCAAGAAAACTGCGCCTATAGAGGCTTCTGTAGTGCTAAAGGATCTCTCGCAAGTGATCGCAACCAATCCACCACCTTGGGTGAAACGAATCCTTGATTTCAAAAAGGATGTCGTTGAGTGTGGAGAATTGGAGCCGGAGGAGAGCTATGAGTGA